In the Rhizobium sp. SSA_523 genome, GGCCTGCCCTGCCAGACATTGCGGCCGTTTTCCAGGATGACGCACCGATCGGCAACGGGCAGCAATTCGGACAGCGTCTTGTCAACCACCAGGATCGAAAGCCCCTCTCCCTTCAGGGTGCGGATCGCGCGCCAGATATCCTGCCGGATGACGGGCGCAAGTCCCTCCGTCGCCTCGTCGAGAATGAGAAGCTTCGGATTGGTCATCAGCGCGCGGCCGACCGCCAGCATCTGCTGCTCGCCGCCGGACAGCGACCGGGCCATCTGGTCACGCCGTTCGGCCAGCCGCGGGAAAAGCTGGTTGACCCGTTCCAGCGTCCAGTGGCCGGACCGTGCGGCCGCCACCAGGTTCTCATAGACGCTGAGATTGGGAAAGCAGCGGCGGCCCTCCGGCACCAGGCCGATGCCCAGCCGCGCCACACGATGCGGCGGCTGGCGGTCGGTCGGCGTACCGGCGAAGATGATGCGGCCGGATTTCGGCGGCATGAGATTGCAGATCGACTTGATCGTCGTCGATTTGCCCATGCCGTTGCGGCCCATCAGCGCCACGACCTCACCCTCCGCCATGCTTAGCCGAACGCCGAACAGGGCCTGGCTGCCGCCATAGAAGGTCTGTATCTCCTGAACATCGAGCAGCATCAGGCGTGATCTCCCAGATAGGCGCTGCGCACGGCAGGATCGTTGCGGATCTCGTCCACCGATCCCGTGGCGATCACCCGCCCATAGACCAGCACCGAAATTCGGTTCGCCAGGGCAAAGACGGCATCCATATCATGCTCCACGAGCAGGATGGGCGCCTCCTGGCGCAGTTCGCCGAGGAAACGCGTCAGAGCCTTGGACCCCTCCGGTCCCATGCCGGCCATCGGTTCGTCCAGCAGGAATGCCTTCACATCGAGCGCCAGCGCAATGGCGATCTCCAGCTGCCGCTTTTCGCCATGCGACAGCTCGGAGGCCTGGACATGCGCGCGGGCCGCAAGGCCGACCCGCTCCAGCCGCGCCATGGCAGCCTCCCGCAATGCGCGGTCGCGCATGACCGGCTTGAAGAAGGCGAAGCTCGAGCCCTGCCTGGCCTGCACCGCCAGCATGACATTGCGGAGCGCCGAAAATTCGAGCGCGAGGGAGGAGATCTGGAAGGTTCTTCCCAGCCCCAGCCGGGCCCGCTGCGCGACCCCGGTCTGGCCGATATCGCGGCCGGCGAGGCGTATCTCTCCGCTATCCTGACGCACCGTTCCGCAGATCTGGTGGATCAGGGTCGATTTGCCCGCCCCGTTCGGGCCGATCAATGCGTGGATCTCGCCCGGGCGCAGATCGATCGAAACGCCGTCCGTTGCTTTCAGCGCCCCGAAACTCTTGCGCAGATCGCGAATTTCCAGAACCGGTTCAGCCATGACGCACCTTTCCAGCCAGAAGCCCGACAACGCCGCCGCGCGCAAACAGGACCGTTGCCAGCAGGATGAGGCCAAGGAAGAACTGCCAGCGCTCCGTCACGCCGCCCAGCCAGAATTCCAGCACGACATAAAGCGCAGCACCGGCCAGCGGGCCCATCAACCGCCCCGTGCCGCCGAGGATGATCAGGACGATGAGCTCGCCGGACATGTGCCAGGACAGCATGGAGGGGCTGACGAAGCGGTTGAGATCCGCATAGAGCGCCCCGGCAACGGCCGTGATCATTGCCGAGATGACGAAGGCCGTCAGCCGGATCGGGAAGGGCGAAATGCCGATGGAGGCGACCCGCACCTCGTTCTGGCGGCTCGCCTGAAGGGCTGCGCCGAAGCGCGATCCGGAAAGCAGTGCCGAAAACAAGAGCGCCAGGACGAGGACGCCGAACGAGACCAGGAAGAAATCCAGCGGCCGCATGGTGTTGAGACCCGGGAAGCCGTTGCGCAGGACGATCGACAGGCCGTCCTCGCCGCCATAGGCCGGCCAGGAAATGGCGAAGTAGTAGACCATCTGCGCAAAGGCGAGCGTGATCATGATGAAATAGACCCCGGAAGTCCGGAGACTGATGGCGCCGATGGCCAGGCTGACCAAGGCCGCGGCAGCCATGGCAGCGAGCCAGATCACCGGCATCTGGTCGGAGCCGGGCAGGCCGAACAGCATAGGCTCTCCCGCCATGGCATGCGAGGCAAGGATGCCGGCCGCATAGCCGCCAATGCCGAAGAAGGCAGCATGGCCGAAGGAGACCAGGCCGCCCAGGCCCAGCGCGATGTTGAGGCCGACCGCGGCAAGCGCCAGGATGGCAATGCGTGTGACCAGTGTCACGGTGAAGGTCTCGCCCATGGCCTGCGCCGCAACGGGCACGATCAGAAGGCAGGAGAGAAGAAGCAGGTTGACGAGGGTCTCGCGGGTCATCAGGGAGGTCCTCATGCCTGTGCCGGAAACAGGCCGCGCGGCTTGACCGCAAGAATGATCGCCATCACGATGTAGATCAGCATGGATGCGAGCGCGCCGCCGATCAGCCCCGCCTGGTCGGGCGGAACCACGACCGAGAGGATCTGCGGCAGCAGGAAGCGTCCGAGCGTATCGACGATCCCGACCAGCAGGGCACCGACAAGCGCCCCCTTGATCGAGCCGATCCCGCCGATGACGATGACCACGAAGGCCAGAATGAGCACGGGTTCCCCCATGCCGACCTGCACCGATTGCAGCGCCCCGACCATGGCGCCCGCCAGGCCGGCCAGCGCGGCGCCCAGCGCAAAGACCAGCGTGTAGAGCGTGCGGATATCGACGCCGAGCGCGGCGATCATCTCGCGATCGCTCTCACCGGCACGAATGCGCATGCCAAGCCTTGTTCGGGAAATCAGCCCGTAGAGCCCCAGTGCCACAAGCGCACCTGCGACAATGATGGCCAGGCGATAGGCGGGATATTGCGCGCCACCGGGCAAAGCCACCGCGCCCTGCAGGAGCGGCGGGATGTTGAGATACAGCGGGAAGGACCCGAACAACCAGCGTGTCCCTTCCGAAAAGATCAGGATCAGCGCGAAAGTGGCCAGCACCTGATCCAGATGGTCGCGATGATAGAGCCGCCGGATGACGGTGATTTCGATAAGCGCGCCGGCCGCTGCAGCGGCTGCCAGGCTGGCGATCAGGCCGAGCCAGAAGGAGCCGGTCCAGGCGGCGACGCTGGCGCAGGCAAAGGCGCCGACCATATAGAGCGAGCCATGGGCCAGATTGATGAGGCCCATGACGCCGAAGATGAGGGTCAGCCCGGCTGCCATGAGAAACAGCATGACTCCGAGCTGAACCCCATTCAGCAACTGCTCTATGACGAGAGCAAAACTCACGAACGCGCCTTACTTCTTGCAGTCTTTCGCATAGGCATCGCCGTGATCGGTAAAGATCGGCTCGACGATCTTGTTGGTCAGCGTGCCGTCTTCCTTCACCACTTCCGTCAGATAGATGTCCTGGATCGGATGGCGGTTCGTGTTGAACTTGAACTTGCCGCGCGGCGACTTGATATCCGCCTTGTTGAGGGCGGCGGTGAAGGCCTTCATGTCGGAAATGCTGGCCTGGCTTGCTGCCGACAGGATGAGCTGCGCGGCATCATAGGCCTGGACGGCATAGATGGACGGCAGGCGGCCATATTCCTTCTGGAAAGCGGGAACGAAGGCCTTGTTGGCCTCATTGTCGAGATCCTTCGCCCACTGGCCCGACGCCTTGGCGCCGAGTGCGGCATCGCCGATGGCCGGCAGCACGTCCTGGCTGAAGGAGAAGCCGGGGCCGATGACCGGGATCGTGACGCCGGACTGGGCATATTGCTTCATGAAGGCGATGCCCATGCCGCCGGGAAGGAAGACGAAGGCGGCATCGGCGCCGGAGGCACGGATCTGCGCGATCTCCGCGGCGTAATCCGTCTGGCCCACCTTGGTATAGACCTCGTTGGCGAGATCGCCTTTGTAGTAGCGCTTGAACCCGGTCAGCGAATCCTTGCCGGCCGGATAGTTCGGCGCCATGATGAACATCTTCTTGTAGACCTTGTTGGCATATTCGCCCATGGCCTCATGAAGATTGTCGTTCTGATAGGCGGCATTGAAATACAGAGGATCGCACTTCTCGCCGGCCAGGGCCGCCGGAGCCGCATTGGTCGAGACATAGAGCTTGCCCTGGGCCACCGCGCCTGGAACCACCGCCATCAGCAGGTTCGACCAGACGATACCGGTCAGGATATCGACCTTGTCGCTCTGGATCATCTTGTCGGCAATCTGCACCGCCAGTTCCGGCTTCTGCGCATCATCCTCGGTGATGACGGTCACGTCCTTGTTGCCGGCCTGCTTGATCGCCAGCATGAAGCCGTCGCGCGTATCGACACCCAGCCCTGCGCCGCCGCCGGACAAAGTGGTGATCAGGCCGATCTTGATCGGATCGGCCATGGCCATGCTCGATGCACCCAGCGACAGGGCCAGCGTTGCGGCCTTCAGAAAAGTCTTCATCTCATGCACTCCCGTTTTTTGCGTCCCAATTTTTATGTCTTTTGGCTCGACCCGCGGGCCGAAGACCTCCGCAAGGCAGCATAGCCTTATGAAAGTCCGTTTTCATAGTCGAAAACCGGTCCGGTCTCGCCGGAACGGCCCCCCTTGTCCCATCGTCCCGAGGCCGCGCTCAGGCCGCGCGATCCTGCTTCAGCCGGAAGCGCTGGATCTTGCCGGATTCCGTCTTCGGAAGTGCCTCGGCGAAAATGATGGAGCGGGGATATTTATACGGCGCGATCAGCGATTTGACATGCTCCTGCAGGAGCTTCGCCAGGGCGTCGCAGGCCTGCGCGCCATCGGTCAGCACGACATGCGCCTCGACGATTGCGCCGCGCTCCTCATCCGGCACGCCGATGACCGCGCATTCCAGCACCGCCTCGTGCTTCAGAAGCGCCGCTTCCACTTCCGGCCCCGCAATATTGTAGCCGGCGGAGATGATCATGTCGTCGGAGCGCGCGGCGAAGTGGAAGTAGCCATCCTCGTCCTGGACGAAGCTGTCGCCCGTCAGGTTCCAGCCGTCGCGGACATAATCCTTCTGGCGATCATCCGCCATATAGCGGCAGCCGATCGGTCCCTTGACGGCCAGCCGGCCGATCACGCCGCGCGGCACTTCGTTCATCGCTTCGTCGACGATCCTGGCCTCATAGCCGGTCAGCGGCCGGCCGGTGCAGGCGGGCTTTGCCTCCCCGAGCCGGTTTGAGATGAAGATGTGCAGCATTTCCGTCGCACCGATCCCGTCCAGGATCGGCTTTCCCGTCTTCGCCGTCCATTCCTCGAAGACCGGACCCGGCAGCGTCTCTCCCGCCGAGACCGCAATCCGCAGCGACGACAGGTCCGCCTTCCCCTGATCCATGGCCGCCATCATTGCCCGATAGGCGGTGGGCGCGGTGAAACAGATGGTCGCCTTGTAGGTTTCGATGATCTCCATCATCTTCGGCGGGGTTGCGCTTTCCAGAAGCGTGGCAGCAGCGCCGAAACGCAGCGGGAAAATTGCCAGCCCGCCCAGGCCGAAGGTGAAGGCGAGCGGGGGCGAACCGACAAACACGTCCTGCGGCGTTACCGCCAGCACTTCGCGTGCATAGGCATCCGCGATGATCAGAAGATCCCGATGGAAATGCATGGTCGCCTTGGGAACGCCGGTCGAGCCCGAGGTGAAGCCCAGCAGCGCCACGTCGTTGCGGCCGGTCTTCACCGCGTCGTAACGCACCGGCTTGTCGAGTGCGGCCCGGTCCAGTTCCGCATCATGATTGGCCGTGCCGTCGAAACCGATCACCTGCTTCAGGAACCGGCTATCCTTGGCGGCGGCCACCAATTCGTCCATCAGGCGCGTATCGCAAAGCGCCATGGAAATTTCGGCCTTGTCGATCACCTTGGTCAGTTCGCCCGAGCGCAGCATGGGCATGGTATTGACAACCACTGCCCCGGCCTTGGTCGCAGCCAGCCAGCAGGCCACCATGGCCGGATTGTTGGCCGAGCGGATCAGGACGCGATTGCCGGGCTTCAGCCCGTAATCTTCGGTCAGCGCACGGGCGATGCGGTTCGTCCAGTCCGACAATTCCTTGTAGGTGCGCCGACGGCCATTGCCGATCAGCGCCGTGTGGTCGCCAAATCCCTTTTCGACCATTCGGTCCGTCAGTTCGACGGCGGCATTGAGATATTCCGGATAGTCGAAACCATCGAGCAGAAGCTCCGGCCATTCCTCGAACGGCGGAAGATTCTGGCGGGCAAACTCATCCACATGACTGGTCGGTCCCAGCATGGCTCTGTTCCCTTCTGCTTGCCAAGGCATGGTTCACCTGAGGGTTTCCTCGCCCCGGTGAGCGCCTTTCGAGGCTGTTCTCGCCCCTTTGATGCTGCAAGAATTGCATCGGTCCGGGCGACATGCAAGCCGGAAATTTTAAGTTTCTAATAATTTATCCACGCGCGGCATCGGTGAGGCTTTCCCGGTCGCCAGCGCATGTTTCGAGGCCTTGTGTTTAGGATTTTCGGTGTAGAACAGGATGAAGAAGCCCTCGTATCGCCCACCGGACTGCATGACGGACCCCTCATGGCAAACGCAAACCAGACCCCGGACCAGCTGAGCGAATTCGACCGAGTCAGTCGCGAGTTCAGTTTTTACGCCCAGCTGCGCATGATGGCGGGCGCCTTCTGGTACTCCAATGTGCGCAACCGCGTGCTCCTGCTGACCGCGGCGCTTCTCACCGTCATCCTGTCCACTGTCTATGCGCAATACCGGCTAAACTACTGGAACACGCCCTTCTACAACGCGCTGGAACAGCGCGACCTGCCGGCCTTCCTGGAGCAATTGCAGGTCTTCTGCATCATTGCCGGCACGCTGTTGATCCTCAACGTGATCCAGGCCTGGCTGAACCAGATGACGGCGGTGCGCATGCGCGAGGGCCTGACGCGCGATCTCATCGACCAGTGGATGAAGCCGGGCCGGGCGTTGAAGCTGGCAAGCTCGGGACCGATCGGCATTAATCCCGATCAGAGGCTGCACGAGGATGCCCGCAATCTGGCGGAACTGACCACGACTCTCGCCATCGGGCTCGTCAATGCCACCATCCTGCTCTTGAGTTTCGTCGGCGTTCTGTGGCTGCTGTCTGCCGATTTCTCCTTCGAATGGAACGGCCGGCAGATCGCCATTCCGGGCTATATGGTCTGGGCGGCCCTGATCTATGCGGGCAGCGCCTCGCTGCTCAGCAAGGTGGTGGGCCGAAAACTGCCGGGGCTGAACACCCAGCGCTATGCGAAGGAGGCGGAGCTGCGCTTCGCCTTGATGCACACCAACGAGAACCTGATGGCGATCACGCTCGCCAAGGGGGAAGACAGCGAGACGCGACGCATACAGGAGGCTGTCAGCGCCGTCCTGTCCGTGCTTGGACAACTGGCCTGGGCTGCCACCAAACTGACCTGGGTATCGGCCGGCTTCGGCTGGATGACGACGATCGCGCCGATCCTGATTGCCGCCCCGGTCTATTTCAGCGGCACCTTGTCCTTCGGCGGATTGATGATGGCGGTCGGCGCCTTTAACCAGGTCAATACGGCGCTTCGCTGGTATATCGACAATTTCCGCCCCATAGCCGACTGGACGGCGGCACTCTACCGGGTCTCGATCTTTCGCCGCGCCCTTTGCAGCCTGGACGACGCAGAGGATGTGGTCGATACCGTCTCGATCGCCGTCGGCCAGGATGGCAGGCTGACCATCCGCGATCTGGCATTGACCCCCGCCCTCTCCTCCTCCGGCGCCGAGCGGGGCCTGCGCATGGCGGGAGAGACGGTGATCGCCGCAGGGGAGCGTGTCATGATCAACGGCGATCCCGGCGCCAACCGGCATCTGCTCTTCATGGCGCTGGCCGGTCTCTGGCGCTTCGGCTCCGGCGAGATCCGTTTGCCGCCGCCGCAGGACATGCTGTTCATCCCGCAGAAAGGCTATTTTCCCGATGCGACGCTGCGCGAAGTGCTCGCCTATCCGCACCGGGTCACGGCCTATGGCGACAGCCAGCTGGCGCAGGCTTTGACGCGGGTCGGACTGGCCTCGCTGATCGACAGGCTCGACCAGCGGGAACGCTGGGAGCGCATCCTTGACGACGAGGACCAGGCCCGGCTGCGGCTGGCCAATGCCATCCTGCTCGCGCCGCGCTGGATCGTCATCGACGATGCCATGGATGCGCTCGAACCGGCCGTTCAGCAGGAGGTGACCGAGATCCTGCGCCAGATCCCGGAGGTGGCGCTCATCTATATCGGCAGGTCCGAGGCCTTCATGACGCTCGAACCGCGGCTGATCCATCTCCAGCCGCTGAAGTGATTGGTCGGGAAGAGGAAAGCGGCATCAATCGAGCAGGCTGCGAAGCTCCAGCGCCAGATCCCGCGCCGTGTAGGGCTTTTTCAGCCAGCGGCCATCCGCCGCCAGCTGCTTGCCGGCAACCTCCGGCTCGGCATAGCCCGAGGTGAAGAGGATCTTGATGTCGGGCCGGATGTCGCGAACGATCTTCGCCAGCTGGTCGCCGGATAGTCCCGGCATGGAAATATCGGTGAAGAGCAGCGCGATCCCGGGATTGCGCTCCAGAACCCGAAGCGCTTCCTCGCCATTGGCAGCCTGGCACACGCTATAGCCGAAGCTTTCCAGCCGCGCCACGGCAACCCGGCGCACGCGCGCATCGTCCTCCACGACGAGGATGGTTTCGTGCCCGCCCGGAAGCTCCGCCGCGCGCCGTCCCGGATCGTTGGGCAGCGCAGCCGTTCCGCCGCTCGCCGCCGGCAAAAAGAGGCGCACGCTGGTGCCCTGGCCGATCTCGCTGTAGATCTGGATATGACCGCCAGACTGCCTGACGAAACCATAGACCATGGACAGGCCGAGCCCGGTTCCGGAGCCCGCCGTCTTGGTGGTGAAGAAGGGCTCGAAAGCCCTGTTCTTCACCTCTTCCGTCATGCCGGTTCCGGTATCGGTCACCGCCACCAGGACATAATCGCCAGCGCGCAGTTGCGGATACATCTGCGCATAATCGAAATCGAGATGCACCCGATTGACCTCAATCGTCAGAAGGCCGCCAGAGGGCATGGAATCGCGGGCATTGAGCGCCAGGTTCAGCAGGGCATTCTGCAATTGCGGCCCGTCCACCAGGGCTTCATTGCCGCCGCCGCGAATGGTGGTGCGCAAATCGACGCTATCGCCGATCGTGCGGCGGATAAGCTCCGAGAAACTCGAGACGAGTTGGCCAAGATCGATCAGGCGCGGATTGAGCGGCTGCCGCCGGCCGAAGGCCAGCAATTGTCCGGTCAGCTTCGCCCCGTCATCGGTGGCGCCCTGCGCCTCGTGCAAAAGGGTCAGCGCACGCGGATCGTCGAGCTTCATCTCGAGCATTTCGAGATTGCCGCTGATGACCGTCAGGAGATTGTTGAAATCATGGGCGAGCCCGCCGGTCAGCTGGCCGATCGCCTCCATTTTCTGGGCCTGGCGCAACTCCTCTTCGATCTTGTGACGGCTGGTGAGGTCGCGAATGAAGCCGGTGAAGATGCGCCGGCCATTGGATATGGCCTCGCCCACCGCCAGCTCCATCGGGAAGGTCGTGCCGTCCTTGCGCAATCCCTTCACCACGCGGCCGAGCCCGATAATGCGCCGCTGGCCGCTGGTCAGGTAATTGACGATATAGCGATCATGGCTTTCGCGGTCCGGCGACGGCATCAGGATCCGGACATTCTCGCCCTCCACCTCGTCCGCCTCATAGCCGAACAGATCCTCCGCCGTGGAGGAGAAGGAGGTGATCACCCCCACTTCGTCGATGACGACCATGGCCTCCGGCACCGTCTGCAGGATCGAGCGGAAATGCGCCTCGCGGGCCGAAAGGCTCTCCTGGATCGAGGCGGCGGAGCGAAAATCCTCGTTGAGCTGGATGACGACCGGCTGCCCGTCCACCTCGGAAAGCACCCAGCGGCTGAGGACGGTGATCGCGTGGCCGTCCTTGTGGCGATATTCGAGCGTGCTTTTCCAGGCGCCCCCGGTGCGGATATCGGCAATGATGGCCGCGATATCGAGGCTTGAACCGGGCTGCAGCAGCTCCATGACATGCAAGCCGACCACCTCATCGGGCGACCAGCCGAACAGTTCGGCACTTCCGGCGCTCCAATGGCTGATGATGCCGTCTTCCCCATGCGCAACGACATTGATCGGGTCTAGAACGGCAACCAGACGTATCAGATCGTCTGCCTGCGTACGGAACTTTGCCGTTT is a window encoding:
- a CDS encoding ABC transporter ATP-binding protein, whose product is MMLLDVQEIQTFYGGSQALFGVRLSMAEGEVVALMGRNGMGKSTTIKSICNLMPPKSGRIIFAGTPTDRQPPHRVARLGIGLVPEGRRCFPNLSVYENLVAAARSGHWTLERVNQLFPRLAERRDQMARSLSGGEQQMLAVGRALMTNPKLLILDEATEGLAPVIRQDIWRAIRTLKGEGLSILVVDKTLSELLPVADRCVILENGRNVWQGRPGDLSGDLQDRYLGV
- a CDS encoding ABC transporter ATP-binding protein; the encoded protein is MAEPVLEIRDLRKSFGALKATDGVSIDLRPGEIHALIGPNGAGKSTLIHQICGTVRQDSGEIRLAGRDIGQTGVAQRARLGLGRTFQISSLALEFSALRNVMLAVQARQGSSFAFFKPVMRDRALREAAMARLERVGLAARAHVQASELSHGEKRQLEIAIALALDVKAFLLDEPMAGMGPEGSKALTRFLGELRQEAPILLVEHDMDAVFALANRISVLVYGRVIATGSVDEIRNDPAVRSAYLGDHA
- a CDS encoding branched-chain amino acid ABC transporter permease, whose product is MTRETLVNLLLLSCLLIVPVAAQAMGETFTVTLVTRIAILALAAVGLNIALGLGGLVSFGHAAFFGIGGYAAGILASHAMAGEPMLFGLPGSDQMPVIWLAAMAAAALVSLAIGAISLRTSGVYFIMITLAFAQMVYYFAISWPAYGGEDGLSIVLRNGFPGLNTMRPLDFFLVSFGVLVLALLFSALLSGSRFGAALQASRQNEVRVASIGISPFPIRLTAFVISAMITAVAGALYADLNRFVSPSMLSWHMSGELIVLIILGGTGRLMGPLAGAALYVVLEFWLGGVTERWQFFLGLILLATVLFARGGVVGLLAGKVRHG
- a CDS encoding branched-chain amino acid ABC transporter permease, encoding MSFALVIEQLLNGVQLGVMLFLMAAGLTLIFGVMGLINLAHGSLYMVGAFACASVAAWTGSFWLGLIASLAAAAAAGALIEITVIRRLYHRDHLDQVLATFALILIFSEGTRWLFGSFPLYLNIPPLLQGAVALPGGAQYPAYRLAIIVAGALVALGLYGLISRTRLGMRIRAGESDREMIAALGVDIRTLYTLVFALGAALAGLAGAMVGALQSVQVGMGEPVLILAFVVIVIGGIGSIKGALVGALLVGIVDTLGRFLLPQILSVVVPPDQAGLIGGALASMLIYIVMAIILAVKPRGLFPAQA
- a CDS encoding ABC transporter substrate-binding protein; translation: MKTFLKAATLALSLGASSMAMADPIKIGLITTLSGGGAGLGVDTRDGFMLAIKQAGNKDVTVITEDDAQKPELAVQIADKMIQSDKVDILTGIVWSNLLMAVVPGAVAQGKLYVSTNAAPAALAGEKCDPLYFNAAYQNDNLHEAMGEYANKVYKKMFIMAPNYPAGKDSLTGFKRYYKGDLANEVYTKVGQTDYAAEIAQIRASGADAAFVFLPGGMGIAFMKQYAQSGVTIPVIGPGFSFSQDVLPAIGDAALGAKASGQWAKDLDNEANKAFVPAFQKEYGRLPSIYAVQAYDAAQLILSAASQASISDMKAFTAALNKADIKSPRGKFKFNTNRHPIQDIYLTEVVKEDGTLTNKIVEPIFTDHGDAYAKDCKK
- a CDS encoding AMP-binding protein, coding for MLGPTSHVDEFARQNLPPFEEWPELLLDGFDYPEYLNAAVELTDRMVEKGFGDHTALIGNGRRRTYKELSDWTNRIARALTEDYGLKPGNRVLIRSANNPAMVACWLAATKAGAVVVNTMPMLRSGELTKVIDKAEISMALCDTRLMDELVAAAKDSRFLKQVIGFDGTANHDAELDRAALDKPVRYDAVKTGRNDVALLGFTSGSTGVPKATMHFHRDLLIIADAYAREVLAVTPQDVFVGSPPLAFTFGLGGLAIFPLRFGAAATLLESATPPKMMEIIETYKATICFTAPTAYRAMMAAMDQGKADLSSLRIAVSAGETLPGPVFEEWTAKTGKPILDGIGATEMLHIFISNRLGEAKPACTGRPLTGYEARIVDEAMNEVPRGVIGRLAVKGPIGCRYMADDRQKDYVRDGWNLTGDSFVQDEDGYFHFAARSDDMIISAGYNIAGPEVEAALLKHEAVLECAVIGVPDEERGAIVEAHVVLTDGAQACDALAKLLQEHVKSLIAPYKYPRSIIFAEALPKTESGKIQRFRLKQDRAA
- a CDS encoding ABC transporter ATP-binding protein/permease, translating into MANANQTPDQLSEFDRVSREFSFYAQLRMMAGAFWYSNVRNRVLLLTAALLTVILSTVYAQYRLNYWNTPFYNALEQRDLPAFLEQLQVFCIIAGTLLILNVIQAWLNQMTAVRMREGLTRDLIDQWMKPGRALKLASSGPIGINPDQRLHEDARNLAELTTTLAIGLVNATILLLSFVGVLWLLSADFSFEWNGRQIAIPGYMVWAALIYAGSASLLSKVVGRKLPGLNTQRYAKEAELRFALMHTNENLMAITLAKGEDSETRRIQEAVSAVLSVLGQLAWAATKLTWVSAGFGWMTTIAPILIAAPVYFSGTLSFGGLMMAVGAFNQVNTALRWYIDNFRPIADWTAALYRVSIFRRALCSLDDAEDVVDTVSIAVGQDGRLTIRDLALTPALSSSGAERGLRMAGETVIAAGERVMINGDPGANRHLLFMALAGLWRFGSGEIRLPPPQDMLFIPQKGYFPDATLREVLAYPHRVTAYGDSQLAQALTRVGLASLIDRLDQRERWERILDDEDQARLRLANAILLAPRWIVIDDAMDALEPAVQQEVTEILRQIPEVALIYIGRSEAFMTLEPRLIHLQPLK
- a CDS encoding PAS domain-containing sensor histidine kinase gives rise to the protein MDETAKFRTQADDLIRLVAVLDPINVVAHGEDGIISHWSAGSAELFGWSPDEVVGLHVMELLQPGSSLDIAAIIADIRTGGAWKSTLEYRHKDGHAITVLSRWVLSEVDGQPVVIQLNEDFRSAASIQESLSAREAHFRSILQTVPEAMVVIDEVGVITSFSSTAEDLFGYEADEVEGENVRILMPSPDRESHDRYIVNYLTSGQRRIIGLGRVVKGLRKDGTTFPMELAVGEAISNGRRIFTGFIRDLTSRHKIEEELRQAQKMEAIGQLTGGLAHDFNNLLTVISGNLEMLEMKLDDPRALTLLHEAQGATDDGAKLTGQLLAFGRRQPLNPRLIDLGQLVSSFSELIRRTIGDSVDLRTTIRGGGNEALVDGPQLQNALLNLALNARDSMPSGGLLTIEVNRVHLDFDYAQMYPQLRAGDYVLVAVTDTGTGMTEEVKNRAFEPFFTTKTAGSGTGLGLSMVYGFVRQSGGHIQIYSEIGQGTSVRLFLPAASGGTAALPNDPGRRAAELPGGHETILVVEDDARVRRVAVARLESFGYSVCQAANGEEALRVLERNPGIALLFTDISMPGLSGDQLAKIVRDIRPDIKILFTSGYAEPEVAGKQLAADGRWLKKPYTARDLALELRSLLD